One window of the Chryseobacterium camelliae genome contains the following:
- the dapF gene encoding diaminopimelate epimerase, protein MEFYKYQGTGNDFVMIDNRSGEWNHLEISDIAKLCDRRFGIGADGLIKINIAEGYDFEVDYYNSDGSKSFCGNGARCSVAFAFFLDIFESNCNFIAIDGPHEAEIHNGIIKLKMSDVEMISMDGEDSVLDTGSPHYVKYVEDLIRYDVFAEGKSIRNSENYKEKGINVNFVEKNGQDGIFVRTYERGVEDETYSCGTGVTAAALTFMQKNNLISVPVKTLGGNLAVHAEKNGSSFRNIWLEGPAKQVFKGKIDLI, encoded by the coding sequence ATGGAATTTTATAAGTATCAGGGTACAGGAAATGATTTTGTGATGATCGATAATCGTTCCGGGGAATGGAATCATCTTGAAATTTCAGATATAGCAAAACTTTGTGACCGGAGGTTCGGCATCGGTGCAGACGGATTGATCAAAATCAATATCGCAGAAGGATATGATTTTGAAGTGGATTATTATAATTCCGACGGCTCCAAAAGCTTTTGCGGAAACGGTGCCCGGTGTTCCGTAGCTTTTGCATTCTTCCTGGATATATTTGAAAGCAACTGCAACTTTATTGCGATAGACGGACCTCATGAAGCGGAAATCCATAACGGCATTATTAAACTTAAGATGAGCGATGTGGAAATGATTTCCATGGATGGAGAAGACTCCGTACTGGATACGGGTTCACCGCACTATGTAAAATATGTGGAAGATCTGATCCGTTATGATGTTTTTGCCGAAGGAAAAAGCATCCGGAATTCTGAAAACTACAAGGAGAAAGGCATCAATGTCAATTTTGTGGAAAAAAACGGGCAGGATGGAATTTTTGTAAGGACCTATGAACGAGGGGTTGAGGATGAAACATACAGCTGCGGAACCGGAGTTACAGCGGCAGCTTTAACTTTCATGCAAAAAAACAATCTAATTTCCGTACCAGTGAAGACCCTGGGAGGAAATCTTGCCGTACATGCGGAAAAGAATGGAAGCTCTTTCCGGAACATCTGGCTGGAAGGCCCTGCCAAACAGGTTTTCAAAGGAAAAATCGACCTTATTTAA
- a CDS encoding adenylyltransferase/cytidyltransferase family protein, which translates to MKTHKIGITFSSFDLLHAGHIKMLEEAKTVCDYLIVGLQIDPSHDRPNKNKPTQTIVERYIQLKAVNAVDEIIPYYTEEDLLDILKSFVIDVRIIGDDYMDRDFTGKKYCEEKGIEIYYNKRDHRFSSSDLRKRIFEAEKNKASQKEVAEAVK; encoded by the coding sequence ATGAAAACGCATAAAATAGGTATTACGTTCTCTTCATTCGATTTACTGCATGCAGGGCACATCAAAATGCTTGAAGAAGCAAAAACGGTTTGTGATTATCTTATTGTGGGATTACAGATCGATCCTTCCCATGACCGTCCGAACAAGAACAAGCCTACACAGACCATTGTGGAAAGATACATCCAGTTAAAAGCGGTTAATGCTGTTGACGAGATCATTCCTTACTACACGGAAGAAGATCTTCTGGATATCCTGAAATCGTTTGTGATTGATGTAAGGATCATTGGTGATGATTATATGGACAGGGATTTTACAGGCAAAAAATACTGTGAGGAAAAAGGGATCGAGATTTACTATAATAAAAGAGACCACCGGTTTTCCTCCAGTGACCTGAGAAAAAGAATTTTTGAAGCTGAGAAAAATAAAGCCAGTCAGAAAGAAGTAGCTGAGGCTGTGAAATAA
- a CDS encoding S8 family peptidase — protein MKKAVLLLLMAAYSVSFAQSQLVFVYFTGKPNKAAFYANPLSELSQKSLNRRTALGIPLNDQDAPVEPSYIQNVQNLGFTVTDYSKWLNGVAVNATPAQIQLLQSQTYVQSVESFAKNTSGTTKIPDSNKWTTETITQKLLTTFDYGSGNDQIDQINLKPLHLAGYTGTGVTIAVIDTGFPYVNTGSAFSRLWANNHIKGGYDFVTKGSDIYNTGLNNHGSVVLGAIGGYITNSFVGSAPDADFYLYRSENATVEIPEEELYWIEAAEEADRKGVDMITTSLGYSTFDDPQYNYTYADMNGNTSFIARAAGIAVSKGIFVLIAAGNSGQSSWHYITTPADHAQVFTIGSVDSSGASSGFSSYGPNSAGVIKPDASARGTASATVDNNSTITVNGTSIATPIAAGGVACLIQAFTTMNRDLMRNRLRQTASLFPAHTDQMGYGILNFGKFYNMTLNTSELVRKNGITVFPNPARNILNVASENEVIHLEVYDHLGRLITKAEHQKSIQVGDFAKGVYYLKIQTKDKIYYEKFIKE, from the coding sequence ATGAAAAAAGCTGTACTTCTTTTGCTGATGGCAGCCTACTCCGTAAGTTTTGCCCAAAGCCAGCTGGTGTTTGTGTATTTTACCGGAAAGCCGAACAAAGCTGCCTTTTATGCCAACCCGCTTTCCGAACTCAGCCAGAAATCCCTTAACAGGCGTACGGCACTGGGAATTCCCCTGAATGACCAGGATGCACCGGTTGAGCCTTCTTACATCCAGAACGTCCAGAACCTGGGGTTCACTGTGACGGATTACTCCAAATGGCTGAACGGTGTCGCGGTCAATGCCACGCCGGCACAGATCCAGCTCTTGCAGTCACAGACTTACGTACAATCCGTTGAAAGCTTTGCCAAAAATACTTCCGGCACTACCAAAATCCCGGATAGCAATAAGTGGACAACCGAAACAATCACGCAGAAACTGCTGACGACATTTGATTATGGTTCAGGTAATGATCAGATTGACCAAATTAACCTGAAACCGTTACATCTTGCAGGATATACCGGGACAGGAGTTACCATTGCCGTTATTGACACAGGATTCCCCTATGTGAATACCGGATCTGCCTTTTCAAGATTATGGGCCAATAACCATATCAAAGGCGGATATGACTTTGTTACTAAAGGCTCGGATATTTACAATACTGGGCTTAATAATCATGGTTCCGTAGTTTTGGGTGCCATAGGAGGCTATATCACAAATTCTTTTGTCGGATCTGCTCCCGATGCGGATTTTTACCTGTACCGAAGCGAAAATGCCACCGTAGAAATTCCGGAAGAGGAACTGTACTGGATTGAAGCGGCAGAAGAAGCCGACCGGAAAGGGGTTGACATGATCACCACTTCTTTAGGCTATTCCACTTTTGACGATCCACAGTATAATTATACGTATGCGGATATGAACGGGAACACTTCCTTCATCGCAAGAGCCGCAGGTATTGCCGTGAGTAAAGGTATTTTTGTACTGATTGCTGCCGGAAATTCAGGACAGTCGAGCTGGCATTATATTACCACACCCGCAGATCATGCGCAGGTATTTACTATAGGTTCCGTTGATTCATCCGGGGCTTCTTCAGGGTTTTCTTCATACGGGCCCAATTCCGCCGGTGTTATCAAGCCTGATGCCAGTGCGAGGGGAACCGCGTCTGCAACCGTAGACAACAATTCAACCATAACCGTAAACGGAACTTCTATTGCCACGCCTATTGCTGCCGGTGGTGTTGCCTGCCTGATCCAGGCTTTCACAACCATGAACAGGGACCTCATGCGCAACCGGCTGAGGCAGACCGCCTCCCTGTTCCCAGCGCATACCGATCAGATGGGTTATGGAATCTTAAACTTCGGGAAGTTTTATAATATGACCCTGAATACTTCTGAATTGGTCAGGAAAAATGGTATTACGGTTTTTCCGAATCCGGCCCGAAATATTTTAAATGTTGCATCGGAAAACGAAGTAATACATCTTGAAGTATATGATCATTTAGGAAGGCTGATCACAAAAGCGGAGCATCAGAAATCAATACAGGTCGGAGATTTTGCAAAAGGTGTGTATTACCTGAAAATCCAGACGAAGGATAAAATTTACTATGAAAAATTCATAAAGGAATAA
- a CDS encoding TonB-dependent receptor, with protein MNQTEIINIFTRKTLGLTFVLSAAALAFGQEKVGISGTVVDKSNQPVPYASVTFSNKANKLLSDATLTDEKGQYKLEITPGNYDISIEAIDYKKNMINKQITAAGNIGAFSIEPEASATNLKTQDIQGVVITAPSTKPYKVELDKRTYDPSQDIVSRGGNLQDVLSNVPSVSVDTDGTVSMRGSSNVRFLINGKPSALLGIDDGANALQSIPADQIERIEVITNPSSKFEASGTAGILNIILKKNKKMGFNGSVTGTLGYLPQTNMNTNLSWRKGKFTWFLNGGGGYRESKNTNRNTSWFNNPVENTDETYTDQESITKSKSNNYNASGGLTFDITDHTSVNASGTVRSFDSENNGRINYFYQYLNAPDAFRQRLNKGSNNNLAFQGDFGLDHKFDDKGQNLSLSLSLQRNRSYNDTDVNDQSNNIPLLEDDINQKTVNKSIVGKADYELPIGEVSKLEAGYRLDVNNNDYKNMVLESTAASPIHTYLGNYSYNALYKEMFNAFYLQFKSKIGKLGYQLGLRDEISKIDIDYLNLNGLGKTQTKNYNNLFPSVFLSYDIAKDNQFLINYSRRIDRPRSFFLIPNPSYSDNQNIFDGNIDLNPSYVDSYEFGYSISKKSFTINPTLYYRHTTDDVKMLVYRTNENELPVFHTKPVNLGTDDRYGLDFNFNWDATKWLRLMGNLDLFGYKTTGSYYDAAVMDKAMSFEGSGFSTRARLTSTFKVDKTFNFQLQGFYRGGQKTQSQDRKDMYAINFGASKTVLDGNGTISFNIQDIFNTRAMRSTTYSADFTRDSYMQWQPRQFALSFTYRFKQGEKIDQPKRKKDINSNAAGDDQQAPM; from the coding sequence ATGAATCAGACGGAAATCATTAACATCTTTACAAGAAAAACCTTAGGGCTTACTTTTGTGCTTTCGGCAGCGGCGCTGGCGTTCGGACAGGAGAAAGTAGGTATTTCCGGGACGGTGGTGGACAAAAGCAACCAGCCTGTACCCTATGCATCGGTTACCTTCAGCAACAAGGCAAATAAATTATTGAGTGATGCCACACTCACTGATGAAAAAGGCCAGTATAAACTTGAGATTACGCCTGGAAATTATGATATCAGCATAGAAGCTATTGATTATAAGAAAAATATGATCAACAAACAGATTACAGCTGCAGGTAATATCGGCGCTTTTTCCATTGAACCTGAAGCCAGTGCAACCAATCTTAAAACACAGGACATTCAGGGAGTTGTCATTACAGCACCTTCTACAAAGCCTTATAAGGTTGAACTTGATAAAAGGACCTATGACCCGTCGCAGGATATTGTGAGCAGAGGAGGAAATCTCCAGGACGTTCTTTCCAATGTACCTTCAGTGTCGGTAGATACGGACGGTACCGTATCCATGAGAGGAAGCTCCAATGTGAGGTTTCTGATTAACGGTAAGCCTTCTGCCCTTTTGGGAATTGATGACGGAGCCAATGCCCTGCAGAGTATCCCTGCAGACCAGATTGAAAGAATTGAAGTAATTACCAATCCCTCTTCAAAATTTGAAGCCAGCGGAACGGCAGGTATCCTGAATATCATCCTGAAGAAAAACAAAAAAATGGGCTTCAACGGAAGCGTTACAGGAACACTGGGCTATCTTCCGCAAACCAATATGAATACCAACCTCAGCTGGCGAAAAGGCAAATTCACCTGGTTCCTGAACGGCGGAGGCGGATATAGAGAATCCAAAAATACAAACCGCAATACCAGCTGGTTTAACAATCCGGTAGAAAATACGGATGAGACCTATACAGATCAGGAGTCAATTACCAAAAGCAAGAGTAATAACTACAATGCTTCAGGGGGGCTCACATTTGATATCACAGACCATACCTCTGTTAACGCATCCGGAACGGTAAGGTCTTTTGACAGCGAAAATAATGGTAGGATCAACTATTTTTACCAATACCTGAATGCCCCGGATGCCTTCAGGCAGAGACTGAATAAAGGCAGCAACAATAATCTTGCATTTCAGGGTGATTTCGGACTGGATCATAAATTCGATGACAAAGGACAAAATCTTTCCTTATCCCTCAGCCTGCAAAGAAACAGATCCTATAATGATACGGATGTGAATGACCAGTCCAATAATATTCCTCTTTTAGAGGATGACATCAACCAGAAAACAGTCAATAAAAGTATTGTAGGAAAGGCTGACTACGAATTACCAATCGGCGAAGTTTCTAAACTTGAAGCGGGTTACAGGTTAGATGTCAATAATAATGATTATAAAAATATGGTACTGGAAAGCACAGCGGCCAGTCCTATCCACACTTATTTAGGGAACTACTCTTACAATGCCCTATACAAGGAAATGTTCAATGCCTTTTATCTCCAGTTTAAGAGCAAGATAGGCAAGCTGGGCTATCAGCTGGGTTTAAGGGATGAAATTTCTAAGATCGATATCGACTACCTGAATCTGAATGGCTTAGGAAAGACACAGACCAAAAATTACAACAACCTTTTCCCAAGTGTTTTCCTGAGTTATGATATTGCAAAAGACAATCAGTTCCTGATCAACTATTCCAGAAGAATTGACCGTCCCCGTTCGTTCTTCCTGATTCCAAATCCAAGCTATAGTGATAACCAGAATATCTTTGACGGAAATATAGACCTTAATCCTTCTTATGTGGATTCCTATGAGTTCGGATACAGCATTTCAAAGAAAAGTTTCACCATTAATCCTACCTTATATTACAGGCACACTACGGATGATGTGAAAATGCTGGTATACAGGACAAACGAAAATGAACTTCCCGTTTTCCATACCAAACCTGTTAATTTAGGTACTGACGACCGGTATGGCCTAGATTTCAATTTCAACTGGGATGCTACCAAATGGCTGAGACTGATGGGTAACCTGGATTTATTCGGGTATAAGACAACCGGTTCCTATTATGATGCAGCGGTAATGGATAAAGCTATGTCTTTTGAAGGAAGCGGATTCTCTACCAGAGCGAGGCTGACTTCGACATTTAAAGTCGACAAGACTTTCAATTTCCAGCTTCAGGGATTCTATAGAGGCGGGCAAAAGACGCAGAGTCAGGATAGAAAAGATATGTACGCCATCAATTTCGGAGCCTCAAAAACAGTTTTGGACGGAAATGGAACTATCAGCTTTAACATACAGGATATCTTCAATACCCGAGCAATGAGATCCACGACCTACTCTGCAGATTTTACCAGAGATTCTTACATGCAGTGGCAGCCACGGCAGTTTGCCCTTTCCTTTACCTACAGGTTTAAGCAGGGTGAAAAAATTGACCAGCCGAAACGAAAAAAGGACATCAACTCCAACGCCGCGGGCGACGACCAGCAGGCACCGATGTAA
- a CDS encoding helix-turn-helix transcriptional regulator gives MNATIGRRIRKYREEKGFSQEDLAGQLHISRSTYQRIENGETNSWVNHIENICNSLDVNMEDILKPEEGYTQINKENSANENSSNNMIQNQTNNYSSSEKLIEQYEERIKELKEQVSYWKSKAEGQ, from the coding sequence ATGAATGCAACCATTGGAAGAAGAATAAGAAAGTATAGAGAAGAAAAAGGATTTTCTCAGGAAGACCTTGCCGGGCAACTCCATATTTCCCGTTCAACGTATCAAAGAATAGAAAATGGTGAAACAAATTCATGGGTTAATCATATTGAAAACATTTGTAATTCTCTGGATGTAAATATGGAGGATATTCTTAAGCCAGAAGAGGGCTATACACAAATAAATAAAGAAAATTCGGCTAATGAAAATTCAAGTAATAATATGATTCAAAATCAAACAAATAATTACAGTTCATCCGAAAAACTCATAGAACAGTATGAAGAGCGCATCAAAGAACTGAAAGAACAAGTATCTTATTGGAAAAGCAAAGCAGAAGGTCAGTAG
- the mltG gene encoding endolytic transglycosylase MltG, with protein sequence MKKAIPVIILIVIVAGGFFGFRFYAKYYKNNIAKDGYILISNKANLSRILDSAAQYVDDKASFETVAREKDLEKYFKPGRYHFRKGMGNSELVNMIKAGSQAENSFRIGDFGDVYQMLGKVTKKTESDSLQFVNDLNKIALKKGYSNAEDLKKYFFIDTYNFFWTVTPEDFFSKFEKQYNEFWNSERKAKEQQSGLTRDQIYALASIVYKESGGKPDEMKRIAGLYLNRYRKGMKLQSDPTVIYAVNKETNFKQPIKRVFYKYLSTPSPYNTYANKGIPPGPICIVDKNSVDAVLNAENNNYIFMCADPSRFGYHKFTDNAEEHAVNAKAYQDWLNSRNIK encoded by the coding sequence ATGAAAAAAGCTATTCCCGTTATCATCCTGATTGTTATTGTGGCAGGTGGGTTTTTTGGTTTCAGATTTTATGCGAAATACTACAAGAACAACATTGCAAAGGACGGATATATACTGATTTCAAATAAGGCAAATCTCAGCAGGATTCTGGATTCCGCAGCACAATACGTGGATGATAAAGCTTCTTTCGAAACAGTAGCCAGGGAGAAAGATCTTGAAAAGTATTTCAAACCGGGACGGTACCATTTTCGGAAAGGCATGGGAAACTCGGAACTGGTGAATATGATCAAGGCAGGTAGCCAGGCTGAAAACAGCTTCAGGATCGGTGATTTCGGCGATGTATACCAGATGTTGGGGAAGGTAACTAAAAAAACCGAATCTGATTCTCTGCAGTTTGTAAATGACCTGAACAAAATTGCGTTGAAAAAAGGCTACAGCAACGCGGAAGACCTCAAAAAATATTTTTTTATAGATACCTATAATTTTTTCTGGACGGTTACTCCCGAGGATTTTTTCAGCAAATTCGAAAAGCAGTACAATGAATTCTGGAATAGCGAAAGGAAGGCAAAAGAGCAGCAATCCGGCCTGACCAGAGATCAGATTTATGCTCTGGCATCTATTGTGTATAAGGAATCCGGAGGAAAACCTGATGAAATGAAAAGAATTGCCGGATTATACCTTAACCGGTACAGAAAAGGGATGAAGCTCCAGTCTGACCCTACGGTGATCTACGCCGTGAATAAAGAAACGAATTTTAAGCAGCCCATCAAAAGGGTATTCTATAAATACCTGTCTACCCCATCACCTTATAATACGTATGCAAATAAAGGCATTCCTCCGGGGCCGATCTGTATCGTGGATAAAAATTCTGTAGATGCAGTATTAAACGCCGAAAACAATAACTATATATTCATGTGTGCAGATCCGTCAAGGTTCGGCTACCACAAATTTACTGATAATGCGGAAGAGCACGCCGTCAACGCGAAAGCGTATCAAGACTGGCTGAATTCCAGGAATATCAAATAA
- the pnuC gene encoding nicotinamide riboside transporter PnuC: MNLYDLFVKPYEGYHTGQILLEVAGTFFGILSVYFSIKKNIWVYPTGIVSTLIYVYLLFQFGLLGDCMINVYYTAMSIYGWVLWAKSSQDNIHVEVSWATAKEWFTAGFLFVISLILVTVIYYYKPFINHQFSMEGVSLGLYHLDWANWMDVFTTSIFLVGMWLMAKRKIENWIFWIIGDLICIPMMIFKGLGITSVQYLVFTIMAYSGYVNWKKSFKEKNVVPL; this comes from the coding sequence ATGAATCTATACGATCTATTCGTAAAACCCTACGAGGGATACCACACAGGGCAAATCCTTCTGGAAGTTGCCGGAACCTTTTTCGGAATCCTGAGTGTTTATTTTTCCATCAAAAAAAATATCTGGGTATATCCCACCGGTATCGTATCTACACTGATTTACGTTTATCTGCTGTTCCAATTCGGCCTTTTGGGAGACTGTATGATCAATGTATATTACACGGCCATGAGCATCTACGGCTGGGTATTATGGGCAAAAAGCTCACAGGACAATATCCATGTAGAGGTAAGCTGGGCCACGGCAAAAGAATGGTTTACCGCAGGATTTTTATTTGTTATCAGCCTGATCCTGGTTACGGTGATCTATTATTATAAGCCTTTTATTAACCATCAATTTTCGATGGAAGGAGTCAGTTTAGGCCTGTACCATCTGGACTGGGCGAACTGGATGGACGTCTTTACCACGTCGATCTTCCTGGTAGGGATGTGGCTGATGGCTAAAAGAAAGATCGAAAACTGGATATTCTGGATCATCGGAGATCTGATCTGCATTCCTATGATGATTTTCAAAGGACTGGGAATCACTTCGGTTCAATATTTGGTATTTACTATCATGGCGTACTCAGGATACGTCAACTGGAAAAAAAGTTTTAAAGAAAAAAATGTTGTACCATTATGA
- a CDS encoding DegT/DnrJ/EryC1/StrS family aminotransferase codes for MKKIQMVDLQSQYYKIKNDVDNAVLNVMDSAAFINGPEVKSFQNELESYLDVQHVIPCGNGTDALQIALMALDLKEGDEVITADFTFAATVEVIHLLKLKSVLVDVDYDTFTISTEQIRKAITPKTKAIIPVHLFGQCADMEEIMKIAKEHNLYVIEDNAQAIGAEYTLSDGSVKKSGTMGTLGTTSFFPSKNLGCYGDGGAIFTNDDALAHRIRGIVNHGMYERYYHDEVGVNSRLDSVQAAILRKKLPHLDTYNEARRKAAEYYDEAFAGHDQILTPKRAENSSHVFHQYTLRILNGQRNELQKFLTEKDIPAMIYYPVALRKQKAYFQDSNDADFENTDKLLDQVISLPMHTELDDEQLKYITDAVLEFMK; via the coding sequence ATGAAAAAGATTCAGATGGTCGACTTACAGAGTCAGTATTACAAGATAAAAAATGATGTGGATAATGCGGTTTTAAATGTAATGGATTCAGCGGCTTTCATCAATGGCCCCGAGGTAAAGTCTTTCCAGAATGAATTGGAATCTTATCTTGATGTACAACACGTCATTCCCTGCGGCAACGGAACAGATGCCCTTCAGATTGCATTGATGGCACTGGACCTGAAAGAAGGGGATGAAGTGATCACAGCCGACTTTACGTTTGCTGCCACTGTTGAGGTGATACACCTGCTGAAACTTAAATCGGTACTGGTGGACGTGGACTATGATACTTTTACCATTTCAACCGAGCAGATCAGGAAAGCCATTACCCCGAAAACAAAAGCCATCATTCCTGTACACCTTTTCGGGCAGTGTGCGGATATGGAAGAAATAATGAAGATTGCCAAAGAGCATAACCTGTATGTGATTGAGGATAATGCACAGGCAATCGGCGCAGAATATACTTTATCGGACGGTTCTGTGAAGAAATCCGGAACAATGGGAACATTAGGGACCACTTCGTTTTTCCCGTCTAAAAACCTGGGCTGTTACGGAGACGGCGGAGCAATATTTACCAATGACGACGCACTCGCACACCGTATACGCGGAATTGTGAACCATGGGATGTATGAGCGCTATTATCATGATGAAGTAGGGGTGAACTCCCGTCTGGACAGCGTTCAGGCTGCAATTTTAAGGAAAAAGCTTCCTCATCTGGACACCTATAACGAAGCAAGAAGAAAGGCCGCGGAATATTATGATGAAGCGTTCGCAGGTCATGACCAGATCCTGACGCCTAAAAGAGCTGAAAATTCCAGCCATGTATTCCATCAGTATACCTTAAGAATCCTGAACGGACAGCGTAATGAACTGCAGAAATTCCTGACTGAAAAAGATATTCCGGCAATGATCTACTATCCGGTAGCATTGAGGAAACAGAAAGCCTATTTCCAGGACAGCAATGATGCCGATTTTGAGAATACCGATAAACTTCTGGATCAGGTAATCTCTCTGCCCATGCATACGGAACTGGACGACGAACAGCTGAAGTATATTACAGATGCTGTACTGGAATTCATGAAGTAA
- the galE gene encoding UDP-glucose 4-epimerase GalE → MAILVTGGLGYIGSHTVVELLHNGFEVVIIDDLSNSEKFILHNIEEITGKRPVFYPFDLKRKELLSQVFDAHTIEGCINFAAFKAVGESQEKPVDYYENNLFSLINILQEFKKRNISNFIFSSSCTVYGQADVMPINEDTPLKLPESVYGKTKQMGEEILADFARAHRKKISLLRYFNPIGAHPSALLGELPVGIPNNLVPYVTQTAAGIREKLNIWGNDYDTQDGTAVRDYIYVVDLAKAHVAALKKLMEHGDEETLIDIYNLGTGKGSTVLEVVEAFETANNVKVPYQICDRREGDIARAYANADKAAQELGWKSETTLQEALRTVWEWQKYLASRN, encoded by the coding sequence ATGGCAATACTCGTAACAGGAGGATTGGGATACATCGGCTCCCATACCGTAGTGGAACTTTTACATAACGGTTTTGAAGTCGTTATCATAGATGATTTATCCAATTCCGAAAAATTTATACTACACAATATTGAAGAAATTACAGGGAAAAGACCTGTATTTTATCCTTTCGACCTGAAAAGAAAAGAACTCCTTTCACAGGTTTTTGATGCTCATACTATTGAAGGATGCATCAATTTTGCTGCATTCAAGGCCGTTGGAGAGAGTCAGGAAAAACCGGTAGATTATTATGAGAATAATTTATTTTCCCTCATTAATATTTTGCAGGAATTTAAGAAAAGGAATATTTCCAACTTTATCTTCAGCTCTTCATGTACCGTTTACGGACAGGCTGATGTAATGCCGATCAATGAAGATACACCGCTGAAGCTTCCGGAAAGTGTTTACGGGAAGACCAAGCAGATGGGAGAGGAGATACTGGCAGATTTTGCCCGTGCGCACCGTAAAAAAATATCTCTGCTGCGGTACTTTAATCCAATCGGGGCCCATCCTTCAGCCCTTTTAGGAGAATTGCCTGTAGGTATACCGAATAACCTTGTACCTTATGTAACCCAAACAGCTGCCGGAATCCGGGAGAAGCTGAATATCTGGGGCAATGACTATGATACACAGGACGGAACTGCCGTGCGTGACTATATTTATGTAGTAGACCTTGCCAAAGCCCATGTTGCGGCATTAAAGAAATTAATGGAGCATGGTGACGAAGAAACTTTAATTGATATCTATAACCTTGGGACCGGTAAGGGCTCTACTGTACTGGAAGTTGTAGAGGCATTTGAAACCGCCAATAATGTTAAGGTACCATATCAGATCTGTGACAGGCGTGAAGGCGATATTGCCAGAGCCTATGCCAATGCAGATAAGGCAGCGCAGGAACTGGGATGGAAATCGGAAACCACTCTTCAGGAAGCTCTGAGAACGGTATGGGAATGGCAGAAATACCTGGCTTCAAGAAACTGA